Part of the Bacteroidales bacterium genome is shown below.
TGCCCTTGCCTCCCGCTATAACAAGAAACCTGCAAAACCCGCAAATGTTGGTGAAAGCTGGGAAATATCAGCTGTTTCCGGTGAACAGTCTGTAATCAGCAATGGATTTCTGGCAGGAAACAATCTTGAGGAAATAATTGAGGTTTATATGGGCGATATAACCGGTGATGCGGTTTATGAAAAGTTCGGTAATGAGTTCCCCCTGCTTATCAAGTTCATAGAAGCACGCGAAGATTTGTCTATCCAGGTCCATCCGGGTAATAAACTTGCCAGGGAAAGGCACAAGGCATATGGAAAAACTGAGATGTGGTATATACTTGAAAGTGAAAAAGGATCAAAGATTTATACAGGATTCCGTGAAGGTGTAACAAAAGAGAACTACCAGTCTGCAGTAAATGACGGAACAATGGCAGATCTGCTAAATGTTGAACACCCTGAACCCGGAGATACCTTCTTTATTCCGGCAGGGAGAATCCATGCAATAGGTGCAGGAACAGTACTTGTTGAAGTTCAGCAGACTTCAGATATTACGTACAGGATATTTGACTGGAACCGGAAGAGTACAGGTAAAGAAAAAAGAGAACTCCATACAGATCTGGCACTTGATGCCATTGACTTCAATGCAAATGGCAAAAGTAAAATCAGGAAAACACCGGTATTAAATGAATCTGAAAATCTGGTCAGCTGTGAATTTTTTAACACTAATCTGATAAGGTTCAGCAAAACGTTAACCAAAGAATATTACTCTATTGATTCATTTGTTGTGTACATTTGCACCGAAGGGGAGTTCATTATCCGGTGGGACGGAGAGACAGAAACCATGGTGAAAGGTGAGACGGTACTGCTTCCTGCAATGATAAAAGAGGTTGTTCTTGAGCCCATCGGGGAAGCGGAGATACTGGAAATATATATTATGTAGGGCGAAGTCGTGACTTCGCCGAAGACCGAAGACCGGTGACAAAAGACAAAACACAAAAACGAAAATATGAAAATTACGTATTTATCAATTATTACAATTCTGTCGATTATCCTGATTACGGGTTGCAATGGCAGTGGAAATTCAAAGAAAGATGCTTCTGCAGAGACTGATACAACTACCGTTGCGGACACCGGATTCACAGGGATCACACAGGGAATGAGCGGACAATACATTGTAAATGAGACAACCTACAAAAACGGAGTCAGGCATGGCCTGAAGAAGACATTTTATCAGAGCGGTAAAATGCGTCAGACATTCTGGTATGAGAATGGTTTAAGACAGGACTCCTCGAGATGGTATTTTGAAGAGGGTCAGTTATTTCGTACCACACCTTATAAGAATGATACGATCGATGGTATTCAGAAACAATTTTACCGTACAGGTAAACTTAAAGCAAAAATAGGCTATGAAAAAGGCTTAAGAACCACCTTCTTCCAGGAATTTACAGCAGAGGGCAAACTGGTTGGCGGTTACCCGGAGCTCATTGTTGGAACCACTGACAATTATAAGACAAACGGCACATTCAGAATCACTCTGAAACTTTCAGACAAATCGGAAAAAGTAAGATTTTTCAGGGGTGAACTTTACAGCGGCGTCTTCGACACATCGAGATGCGAAAGAATAAAAACTGTGAAAGGAATTGGATATCTTGACCTTAAAAAATCAGCATCAGCCAAATCAGAGTATGTTGGGATAATAGCAGAGATCCTTACAGGCTTCGGGAACAACTATCTGGTCTACAAAAGAATAGATCTCCCTTATAACGATCTTAAATAGCCTGAAGATATGATCATCCGTTCTGCCACATTTGTTAAAAGCAGTCCTGCCCTGAAAGACTGTCCGCCAACATTAAAACCGGAATTCGGTTTTATTGGCCGGTCAAATGTAGGTAAGTCATCACTTATAAATATGCTTACCGGATGGTCTAAGCTGGCAAAAACATCTGTTCAGCCCGGGAAAACCCGCACTATTAACCATTTTTATGTAAATGAAGAATGGTATCTTGTCGATCTTCCTGGATACGGATATGCTAAAGTTCCGGTAA
Proteins encoded:
- a CDS encoding class I mannose-6-phosphate isomerase, with protein sequence MAELYPIKFETVLKEKVWGGNALASRYNKKPAKPANVGESWEISAVSGEQSVISNGFLAGNNLEEIIEVYMGDITGDAVYEKFGNEFPLLIKFIEAREDLSIQVHPGNKLARERHKAYGKTEMWYILESEKGSKIYTGFREGVTKENYQSAVNDGTMADLLNVEHPEPGDTFFIPAGRIHAIGAGTVLVEVQQTSDITYRIFDWNRKSTGKEKRELHTDLALDAIDFNANGKSKIRKTPVLNESENLVSCEFFNTNLIRFSKTLTKEYYSIDSFVVYICTEGEFIIRWDGETETMVKGETVLLPAMIKEVVLEPIGEAEILEIYIM